From a single Miscanthus floridulus cultivar M001 chromosome 8, ASM1932011v1, whole genome shotgun sequence genomic region:
- the LOC136472798 gene encoding uncharacterized protein → MDAPSSSSTSLSHLPIKLECPRCDESVLLLHVSFHGRNSGTLRIMLRKTMVLQRFMEVTPVCVAVSPTCSRTPPTTIAAASVQNMTLSSPIVDASHRQLHLLLQLTLMFAYDACDGCFYR, encoded by the exons ATGGacgccccctcctcttcctctaccTCCCTCTCCCACCTCCCCATCAAATTGGAGTGCCCTCGCTGTGATGAATCCGTTTTGCTGCTGCACGTCTCGTTCCATGGACGGAATTCTGGAACCCTTCGCATCATGCTGCG GAAAACCATGGTGCTGCAGCGCTTCATGGAGGTCACCCCGGTGTGCGTTGCCGTCTCCCCGACCTGCAGCAGAACCCCGCCGACCACCATCGCCGCTGCTTCTGTACAAAACATG ACCCTGTCATCACCCATCGTCGATGCGAGCCATCGTCAACTTCATCTCCTGCTACAGCTAACCCTGAT GTTTGCCTATGATGCCTGTGATGGTTGCTTCTATCGTTAG